TGTAATGGACAACTGATTCACTATTTATACATCCCGGTAATGTTCAAACCTTGTATATGTCCAACAACTTCGGCAACAGCAGATTGCTACTGCGAGTAGGTAACGTAACCTAAAAGCATAACTTGCGCCCAAACCCGGTTTGGGCGCAAGAAAAATCCAGATACAGACCCTAAAGGCCTGGCCAACCTTTAGGGTCTTTGAGCGGATTCGCCGATGAAACCATCCTCTCCACCGGCCAAGGCCGACATTTTGGTAGTAGATGATAACCCCGCCAACCTGCGTTTGTTGGTGACGCTCTTGGCCGGGCGGGGCTACAAGGTCCGGCCCGCGCCGGACGGGCGTTTGGCCCTGGCCGCGGCCCGGGCCATGCCCCCGGATTTGATTCTGCTGGATGTGGTGATGCCCGAAATGGATGGCTTTGAAGTGTGCCGCCGGCTAAAAGCCGACGCCCGCACCCGGGCCATCCCCGTCATCTTTATGAGCGCCTTAAACGATATGTCCGATAAAGCCGCCGCGTTTGCCGCGGGCGGGGCGGACTACATCGCCAAACCCATTCAAGTGGACGAGCTGCTGGCCCACGTGGAAACTCACCTGGCCCTGTATCGGCTGCGCCGCCAGCTTGAGGATAACCAGGCCGTACCGGGAGAGGAATAGTCCCGGCCCGGCGGGTCTATCCCCCTCTAACGCTTCTGTATCCCCCCTTAATTCAGTGGCTACAGAATTGGAAAATCCCCTTCGCCCAAAGC
This genomic interval from Anaerolineae bacterium contains the following:
- a CDS encoding response regulator; the encoded protein is MKPSSPPAKADILVVDDNPANLRLLVTLLAGRGYKVRPAPDGRLALAAARAMPPDLILLDVVMPEMDGFEVCRRLKADARTRAIPVIFMSALNDMSDKAAAFAAGGADYIAKPIQVDELLAHVETHLALYRLRRQLEDNQAVPGEE